A region from the Aegilops tauschii subsp. strangulata cultivar AL8/78 chromosome 5, Aet v6.0, whole genome shotgun sequence genome encodes:
- the LOC109731670 gene encoding flowering time control protein FPA, with protein MSSEPPPAGPSEAARPSASPPKESEPSGDGAAAAAAAAPGAAHETNALWVGNLPAHAGEDDVMAAFAPHEALDCAVTRAGSRSYAFVLFRSVAESRAALEALRGSKVKGAFIRVEFARPARAVRNLWVGGISPSISKQEVEEEFQKFGKIEGVAFSHDQTSAYIDFEKLEDAISAHRALNGADLGGKELCVDFQRSRGRAERSEAGNFNSRGSLPPGEMGVGHAKGSAGVRMREAKNPTNVLWVGLPNTHKVNEEALRRAMAAHGVVTNIKVFPERQYAFVEFATIEGASNAKNLLDGRLFNDTRIHVLFSSSGLAPSKLDSLTPPAGFPRSEMYNDGPYAAPDYFGAGCSSHGTSQGYDPRRGRSRYLDYGAMPITGGILPAPEAGSSLLTGHSAHNALDPREAKRVRLDAGMDPYHVRAGSEGLQPVADESFSSVIRIQGTVHQTSSLGHFWRGSIAKGGSPVCRARCLPIRRGIEIPLPDIVNISARTGLDMLAKHYGDASGFEIVFFLPDSEDDFVSYTEFLRYLGSKSRAGVVKVDAGTTLFLVPPSDFLTNVLQVDGPERLYGVVLHIPQMSNAAVQRPVLTGPESQAYYDGGDTMLAMQRNYNMGSANGNHHQDADYRGSLREEAVQSGVSSFPMSQIAGQQGQSLKPDIMATLAKLMPNVQSSVPANSQVGNLQQSGQQFGRQAPASYGGMVGAQEQHPIHTAYNPEVTLSLPPPPPLPTQGPLSALPTQQQYQPEHYYAPQNNYSSLGTVSQSNFQSSNTNLPVPPAHQMNDGPLAANNQMGNLAQLHQSTSFPTDRVNPDFSSQVQQQQNVASGSAQATEEADKNKKYQATLQFAHNLLLQLQRGSGNQS; from the exons atgtCGTCGGAGCCGCCGCCCGCGGGGCCCTCCGAGGCCGCCAGGCCGTCGGCCTCCCCGCCGAAGGAGTCGGAGCCCTCCGGCGACGGggccgcagccgcagccgccgccgcgccagGGGCCGCCCACGAGACGAACGCGCTGTGGGTCGGCAACCTGCCTGCGCACGCGGGCGAGGACGACGTCATGGCGGCCTTCGCCCCGCACGAGGCGCTCGACTGCGCCGTCACGCGCGCCGGCTCACGCAGCTACGCGTTCGTCCTCTTCCGCTCCGTCGCCGAGTCCCGGGCCGCCCTCGAGGCGCTCCGCGGGTCCAAGGTCAAGGGCGCCTTCATCCGGGTCGAGTTCGCCCGGCCG GCTAGAGCTGTTAGGAACCTATGGGTTGGAGGAATTAGTCCTTCTATTTCAAAGCAGGAGGTAGAGGAGGAGTTTCAAAAGTTTGGGAAGATTGAAGGTGTTGCATTCTCCCATGATCAAACTTCTGCATACATCGACTTTGAGAAACTGGAAGATGCCATTTCTGCCCATAGAGCCTTGAATGGGGCAGATTTAGGGGGCAAGGAATTGTGTGTTGATTTCCAGAGGTCCAGAGGCAGAGCG GAACGGTCGGAAGCAGGCAACTTCAACAGTAGAGGATCATTGCCACCCGGTGAAATGGGAGTTGGACATGCAAAG GGTTCTGCTGGAGTACGAATGAGAGAGGCAAAAAATCCTACCAATGTTCTCTGGGTGGGTTTACCCAATACACATAAAGTTAACGAGGAGGCACTAAGGCGGGCTATGGCAGCACATGGTGTGGTTACAAATATCAAGGTTTTTCCAGAAAGGCAGTATGCTTTTGTGGAGTTTGCAACCATTGAAGGAGCTTCTAATGCTAAGAATCTTCTAGATGGGCGTCTTTTCAATGATACAAGGATTCATGTTCTTTTCTCCAGCAGCGGGCTTGCACCCAGTAAACTTGATAGCCTAAcaccgcctgctgggttccctaGATCAGAGATGTACAATGATGGTCCATATGCCGCACCTGATTATTTTGGTGCTGGTTGCAGTAGTCATGGCACATCACAAGGGTATGATCCTCGACGTGGAAGATCAAGATACTTGGACTATGGTGCAATGCCAATCACTGGTGGTATCCTTCCAGCACCTGAAGCTGGCTCATCTTTGTTGACTGGACATTCTGCTCATAATGCGCTTGATCCGAGAGAAGCCAAAAGGGTGAGGTTGGATGCTGGCATGGACCCTTACCATGTAAGGGCAGGCAGTGAGGGTCTTCAGCCGGTTGCTGATGAGAGCTTTAGCTCTGTTATTCGGATCCAGGGCACGGTACACCAAACGTCATCCCTTGGGCACTTCTGGCGTGGAAGTATTGCCAAAGGTGGATCTCCTGTTTGTCGTGCTCGCTGCTTGCCTATAAGGAGGGGCATTGAGATACCTTT ACCGGACATTGTTAATATCTCCGCTAGAACAGGATTAGATATGCTGGCAAAACACTATGGAGATGCTTCGGGTTTTGAAATTGTCTTCTTCTTACCAGACAGTGAAGATGATTTTGTGTCTTACACTGAATTTCTGCGGTACTTGGGCTCAAAAAGTCGCGCAGGGGTTGTTAAGGTTGATGCAGGAACCACTTTGTTTTTGGTCCCGCCATCGGATTTCCTGACGAATGTTCTGCAAGTTGATGGTCCAGAGCGCCTTTATGGCGTGGTACTGCACATTCCACAGATGTCCAATGCTGCTGTCCAGAGACCTGTACTGACTGGACCAGAGTCACAAGCTTATTATGATGGTGGTGATACCATGCTAGCGATGCAAAGAAATTACAATATGGGCTCTGCTAATGGCAACCATCATCAGGATGCTGATTATCGGGGGTCTTTACGTGAGGAAGCAGTTCAGTCAGGTGTATCAAGCTTCCCCATGAGCCAAATAGCAGGACAGCAAGGACAGTCACTCAAGCCTGATATTATGGCCACATTAGCCAAACTTATGCCAAATGTGCAGTCATCGGTTCCAGCAAATAGTCAG GTGGGTAATCTTCAGCAATCCGGTCAGCAGTTCGGCAGGCAAGCTCCAGCAAGCTATGGGGGCATGGTTGGTGCTCAGGAGCAGCACCCAATACATACTGCTTACAACCCTGAGGTTACCTTAAGcttgcctccaccacctcctctcCCTACACAAGGACCCTTGTCTGCTCTCCCTACACAGCAGCAGTATCAACCAGAACACTATTACGCTCCTCAAAACAATTACAGTTCCTTAGGAACAGTTAGCCAGTCTAACTTCCAGTCCAGCAATACCAACCTACCAGTCCCTCCCGCACACCAAATGAATGATGGACCATTGGCAGCAAATAACCAGATGGGGAATTTGGCACAGCTCCATCAGTCAACGTCATTCCCCACTGATAGGGTAAACCCGGATTTCTCCTCTCAGGTACAACAGCAACAAAATGTTGCTTCTGGTTCTGCTCAAGCTACTGAAGAGGCGGATAAGAACAAGAAGTACCAGGCAACCCTCCAGTTTGCTCACAATTTACTGCTGCAGCTACAACGTGGATCTGGAAACCAATCTTGA